A window of Pantanalinema sp. genomic DNA:
CACCGCCATGAACAAGCTCATGCTTCGCGGCCTCTTCGCTGCCGCTCTCACCTTCGGCACCCTCTCGCTGACGGCCTGCCCCGCCCCCTACACCCTCCCCACCACCGCGGGCGCGGAGCTGAAGGAAGACTTCTGGCAGTCCTACTTCCCCGACTTCAAGCAGGACATGAGCTGGACCTACAAGATGACGGTCACGACCGGCGCCGGCACCGGCGAGGGCGAGATGACCATGAAGGTCACCGCGCTCAAGGATGGCGTCGCGACCGTCGTGACGACCGGCAAGGTCGGCGAGACGGCCATCACCGAGTCGACCACGACCATGAGCAAGAAGGGTCCGAGCGGCGCGAGCTCGGGCGCCAAGTACGAGAAGACCGAGACCATTACGGTTCCTGCCGGCGAGTTCAAGGATGCCGTCAAGACCAGCTACGCCGACAGCGGCGCCACCAGCTACATGTGGATTGCCAAGGGCGTGGGCATCGTGAAGATCACCACCGGCGGCGATGCCACCACGTCCACGGAGCTCAAGAGCAAGTCGTTCTAAAACGGGCGAGGCTTCTCGCCTCATCCATCCCCTCGCGTTCGGCCGGCGGCATCCCCGCCGGCCGATGCCATGGAGGCGCCGCTTTCTTGCTCAGAGCGCCGGGTCTGGTGTAAGATGAGGCATTCTTCATGTGGTCTCTCGCATCGGGACGGCCTCCCATCAGCCGCTCAGCAGCAAGGAAACTTCCGAAAGTGGAAATGACGCGGACCAACGCACGCGACGAAGCCCAGCGCCACGCCAACCGCAAGCGCGAGGGCATGCTCATCGTGATCTCCGGCCCCTCGGGCGTCGGCAAGGGGACCCTGGTCAAGGCCCTCAGCGCCCAGACGCCCGGTCTCAACCTCTCGGTCTCGGTGACGACCCGCGCGCCGCGCCAGGGCGAGGAAGAAGGCAAGCACTACTTCTTCCGTACCGAGGAGCAGTTCCAGGAGATGGTCGAGAAGGGCGAGCTGCTCGAGTACGCCCAGTTCGTCAGCGGCCTCTACTACGGCACGCCCCGCGCCTACGTCGAGGAGCAGATCCGCAACGGCCAGGACGTGATCCTCGAGATCGACGTCAAGGGCGCGATCCAGGTCAAGGAGCGCTGGCCCCACGGGGTCTACGTCTTCCTGCTGCCGCCCACCATGGAGGAGCTGGAGGCGCGTCTGGTCAAGCGCCAGACCGAGGCGGCCGAGGCCATCCGCCAGCGCCTTTCGGTCGCGGTGGACGAACTCAACTTCCTTCCGCTCTACGATTATCAGGTGGTCAACGACGACCTCGCCAAGGCCGCCGACAAGCTTCAGGCGATCATCTCCGCCGAACGGTGCCGCGTCAGCCGGCACCTCTCGCACTAGCCCGGGCGCCCGCCGCTCACTCAGAAAGGTCCCATCATGCACAGCGAACTCCTGGCCTCCTGCGACAACAAGTACGAGCTGGTCCTCGACGTCGCCCGCCGCGCCAAGCACCTCAAGGACGACATCCAGCGCGACGGCAGCATCGAGGTCAACAAGCCCATCCCCCTGGCCATCCAGGAGATGGTCCACGAGGGCAAGGCCACCGAAGGCGGCCAAGAAGGTTAACGCCATGCCCGTCCTGCTCCTCGGAGTCTCGGGCGGGATCGCCGTCTATAAAGCCGTCGAGCTGACCTCCCTGCTGCGCAAGCGCGGCTGGGAGGTTCGCGTCGTCATGACCGAGAACGCGACCCGCTTCGTCACGCCCCTGACCTTCCAGACCATGTCCCGCCACCGGGTCCACCTCGACCAGTTCGCCCTCGGCCAGGACTGGCAGGTCGAGCACATCGACCTGGTCAAGGGCGTGGACCTCGCGGCGGTGGTGCCGGCCTCGGCAAACGGCCTCGCGAAGCTCGCCCACGGCATCGCCGACGACCTGCTCTCGACGACCCTGCTCGCGCTGCGCTGCCCCCTTCTGGTCGCCCCCGCGATGAACACCGCCATGTGGGAGCACCCCGCGACGCGCGCGAACCGCGAGACGCTGCTCGCGCGAGGCGTGCAGGTGATCGCGCCGCAGGGCGCGGGTGAGCTCGCCTGCGGCGACGTGGGGGCGGGCAAGCTCGCGACGGTCGAGGACATCGCCGAGGCCCTCGAAGCCGCCCTGCGGCGTGGGGAGTCCCTTGCGGGCCGCCGGGTTCTGGTGACGGCGGGCGGCACCCGCGAGCCCATCGATCCGGTGCGCTACGTGGGCAACCGATCCAGCGGCAAGATGGGCCATGCGATCGCCCAGGCCGCGCAAGAGCGAGGCGCCGAGGTCACCCTGGTGACCACCGCGCGCTTGGGCGCGCCGGCAGGCGTCGAGGTCGTGAGCGTCGCGACCGCCTCCGAGCTGCTGAGCGCGGTCGAGCAGCGCTTCGAGGCGGCGGACGTGCTGGTGATGGCCGCCGCCGTCGCGGATTACCGCCCGATCGAGGCCGCCCCCTCCAAGATCAAGAAGACGAGCGATCGCCTCGTCATCGAGCTCGTGCCCACGGTGGACGTGCTCACGCGGCTCGCGCCGCGCAAGCGCGCCGACCAGCTGGTGGTCGGCTTCGCCGCCGAGACCGACGACGTGCTGGGCTACGCGGCCGGCAAGCTCGCGCGCAAGGGCCTGGATCTCATCGTCGCCAACGACGTGTCGCGCGCGGACATCGGCTTCGAGTCCGACGCCAATGCCGTGAGCGTCCTCGACGCCTCGGGCGTCGTCCTCGAGGTGGAGCGGGCCCCCAAGGCGGTGGTCGCCGGGCGCATCCTGGACGTGGTCGCCGACCGCCTGAACCGCCCCTGATCCCATGGAGCCTCAGCCGAATCCGCCGAGCGACGTCTACGCGGACGTCCTGATCGACTCGATCCCCCTGGCGCAGCAGCGGCCCTACACCTACCGGGTGCCCGGAGCCATGCGCGAGAGGGTAAGGGTCGGCAGCGCGGTCGTGGTGCCCTTCGGGCCGCGCCAGCGCGTGAGCGGGTACGTGGTCGCCTACCCGGCGCGGGCCCCCGAGGGACCGGCGCGCGAGATCCGCGAGCTGCTGGGCGACACGGTCGTGCCGCCCGCCCTCCAGCGATTGTTCCAGTGGGTCGCGGACTACTACCTCTGCACCGTCGCCCAGGTCTACCAGATGGCCCTGCCGCGCGGCACCCTCAACGGCGCGGTCAAGGAGAAGACCCAGCTGGTGGTGACGCTTCAGGACGGCCTGAGCAGCGATCTCTCCAAGCGCCAGATGCAGGTGGTCGGCGTCCTCACCGGCGCAGGCGGCCAGATGACCCTCGCGGATCTGGTGCGCGCGGCCCAGACCACTCCCGGGCTCTTGCGGGCCCTCGAGGCCAAGGGGGCGATCGCGATCGCCTCCCAGCGGATCTGGCGCGCGCCTGAGCTGCCGAACGCCGCGCTCGGCACCGTGCTCGAGCCCACCGCCGAG
This region includes:
- the coaBC gene encoding bifunctional phosphopantothenoylcysteine decarboxylase/phosphopantothenate--cysteine ligase CoaBC, with the translated sequence MPVLLLGVSGGIAVYKAVELTSLLRKRGWEVRVVMTENATRFVTPLTFQTMSRHRVHLDQFALGQDWQVEHIDLVKGVDLAAVVPASANGLAKLAHGIADDLLSTTLLALRCPLLVAPAMNTAMWEHPATRANRETLLARGVQVIAPQGAGELACGDVGAGKLATVEDIAEALEAALRRGESLAGRRVLVTAGGTREPIDPVRYVGNRSSGKMGHAIAQAAQERGAEVTLVTTARLGAPAGVEVVSVATASELLSAVEQRFEAADVLVMAAAVADYRPIEAAPSKIKKTSDRLVIELVPTVDVLTRLAPRKRADQLVVGFAAETDDVLGYAAGKLARKGLDLIVANDVSRADIGFESDANAVSVLDASGVVLEVERAPKAVVAGRILDVVADRLNRP
- a CDS encoding DNA-directed RNA polymerase subunit omega, producing the protein MHSELLASCDNKYELVLDVARRAKHLKDDIQRDGSIEVNKPIPLAIQEMVHEGKATEGGQEG
- the gmk gene encoding guanylate kinase, translated to MTRTNARDEAQRHANRKREGMLIVISGPSGVGKGTLVKALSAQTPGLNLSVSVTTRAPRQGEEEGKHYFFRTEEQFQEMVEKGELLEYAQFVSGLYYGTPRAYVEEQIRNGQDVILEIDVKGAIQVKERWPHGVYVFLLPPTMEELEARLVKRQTEAAEAIRQRLSVAVDELNFLPLYDYQVVNDDLAKAADKLQAIISAERCRVSRHLSH